In the Pseudanabaena sp. PCC 7367 genome, one interval contains:
- the galE gene encoding UDP-glucose 4-epimerase GalE yields MTQTKILVTGGAGYIGSHVVLALQELGYGVVILDNLVYGHQDIATKVLGAELVVGDIGDRLLLDRIFSEHQIDAVMHFAAYAYVGESVKDPLKYYRNNVAQTLTLLEAMLAAKINKFVFSSTCATYGEPSQLPIPEDHPQNPINPYGASKLMVERILTDFDHAFDLRSVRFRYFNAAGADPQGRLGEDHDPETHLIPLVLLTALGKREAITIFGQDYDTPDGTCIRDYIHVSDLAKAHVLGLEYLLKGGTSQVFNLGNGNGFSVKQVIEAAIAVTGREIKVIHGDRRPGDPPMLVGSAAKAREILNWQPEYADIKTILTHAWQWHQIRH; encoded by the coding sequence ATGACACAAACAAAAATTTTAGTTACCGGTGGGGCGGGTTACATTGGCTCCCATGTGGTTTTAGCGCTCCAGGAATTGGGCTATGGGGTCGTGATCCTCGATAATCTGGTCTATGGCCATCAAGACATTGCCACTAAAGTTCTAGGCGCTGAATTAGTAGTTGGCGATATTGGCGATCGCCTCCTGCTCGATCGTATTTTTAGCGAACATCAAATTGACGCGGTGATGCATTTTGCCGCCTATGCCTATGTGGGCGAATCGGTCAAAGACCCGCTAAAGTATTACCGGAACAATGTCGCTCAAACCTTGACCTTGCTAGAAGCAATGCTGGCGGCAAAGATCAACAAATTTGTGTTTTCGTCCACCTGCGCCACCTATGGTGAGCCGAGTCAGCTACCGATCCCAGAGGATCATCCCCAAAATCCAATCAACCCCTATGGTGCTTCTAAGCTAATGGTGGAGCGGATTTTAACTGATTTTGACCATGCCTTTGATTTGCGATCGGTGCGATTCAGGTATTTCAACGCCGCTGGCGCTGACCCTCAGGGCAGACTGGGTGAGGATCATGATCCCGAAACCCATTTGATTCCGCTGGTGTTACTAACCGCCCTGGGCAAACGGGAGGCGATCACAATTTTTGGCCAGGATTACGACACCCCCGATGGCACTTGCATCAGGGACTATATTCACGTTAGCGATCTAGCCAAAGCCCATGTGCTGGGGTTGGAGTATTTGCTCAAGGGTGGCACTTCGCAGGTGTTTAATCTGGGCAATGGCAATGGATTCTCGGTCAAGCAGGTAATCGAAGCAGCGATTGCCGTAACGGGCAGAGAGATTAAGGTAATTCATGGCGATCGGCGGCCAGGTGATCCCCCTATGCTGGTGGGCAGCGCCGCAAAAGCCAGGGAGATATTGAATTGGCAACCGGAATACGCAGACATCAAAACTATTTTGACCCATGCCTGGCAGTGGCATCAAATCCGGCACTAG